One genomic window of Mustela erminea isolate mMusErm1 chromosome 13, mMusErm1.Pri, whole genome shotgun sequence includes the following:
- the RALBP1 gene encoding ralA-binding protein 1, giving the protein MTECFLPPTSSPSEHRRVEHGSGLTRTPSSEEISPTKFPGLYRTGEPSPPHDSLHEPPDIVSDDEKDHGKKKGKFKKKEKRTEGYAAFQEDSSGDEAESPSKMKRSKGIHVFKKPSFSKKKEKDFKIKEKPKEEKHKEEKHKEEKHKEKKSKDLTAADVVKQWKEKKKKKKPIQEPEVPQMDVPNLKPIFGVPLTDAAERTMMYDGIRLPAVFRECVDYVEKYGMKCEGIYRVSGIKSKVDELKAAYDREESPNLEEYEPNTVASLLKQYLRDLPENLLTKELMPRFEEACGRSTESEKVQEFQRLLKELPECNYLLISWLIVHMDHVIAKELETKMNIQNISIVLSPTVQISNRVLYVFFTHVQELFGNVILKQVTKPLRWSNMATMPTLPETQENIKEEIRRQEFLLNCLHRDLQAGVKDLSKEERLWEVQRILTALKRKLREAKRQECETKIAQEIASLSKEDVSKEEMNENEEVINILLAQENEILTEQEELLAMEQFLRRQIASEKEEIERLRAEIAEIQSRQQHGRSETEEYSSDSESESEDEEELQIILEDLQRQNEELEIKNNHLNQAIHEEREAIIELRVQLRLLQLQRAKPEPQVQDEDEPERRGGAGQPSRDSAPETKAAKEQPKAGKEQAKPSPSRDRKETPI; this is encoded by the exons ATGACTGAgtgcttcctgccccccaccagcaGCCCCAGTGAACACCGCAGGGTGGAGCATGGCAGTGGTCTTACCCGAACCCCCAGCTCTGAGGAGATCAGCCCTACTAAGTTCCCTGGATTGTACCGCACCGGCGAGCCCTCGCCTCCCCATGACAGCCTCCATGAACCTCCTGACATAGTGTCTGATGATGAGAAAGACcatgggaagaaaaaaggaaaatttaagaaaaaagaaaaaagga CTGAAGGCTATGCTGCCTTTCAGGAAGATAGCTCTGGAGATGAAGCTGAAAGTCCTTCCAAAATGAAAAGGTCCAAGGGAATCCATGTTTTTAAGAAGCCCAgcttttctaaaaagaaagagaaggattttaaaataaaagagaaacccaaagaggaaaaacataaagaagaaaagcacaaagaagagaaacataaaGAGAAGAAGTCGAAAGACTTGACAGCAGCTGATGTTGTTAAAcagtggaaggaaaagaagaaaaagaagaagccaaTTCAGGAGCCAGAGGTGCCTCAGATGGACGTCCCCAATCTCAAGCCCATTTTCGGAGTTCCCCTGACTGATGCAGCTGAGCGGACCATGATGTACGACGGCATCCGGCTGCCGGCGGTGTTCCGCGAGTGCGTGGATTACGTGGAGAAGTACGGCATGAAGTGCGAAGGCATTTACAGAGTGTCAG GAATTAAATCAAAGGTGGATGAGCTGAAAGCGGCCTATGACAGAGAGGAGTCTCCCAATTTGGAAGAGTATGAACCTAACACTGTAGCCAGTTTGTTGAAGCAGTATTTGCGAGACCTTCCGGAGAATCTGCTTACCAAAGAGCTGATGCCTCGCTTTGAGGAGGCATGTGGGAGGAGCACAGAGAGCGAGAAGGTGCAGGAATTCCAGCGCTTGCTCAAAGAACTGCCAGAATGTAACTATCTTCTGATTTCTTGGCTGATCGTGCACATGGACCATGTTATCGCAAAGGaactggaaacaaaaatgaatatacagaacatttctataGTGCTCAGCCCAACGGTTCAG attaGCAATCGTGTCCTATATGTGTTTTTCACACATGTGCAAGAGCTCTTTGGAAATGTGATACTAAAGCAAGTGACAAAACCTCTTCGATGGTCTAACATGGCCACTATGCCCACACTGCCAGAGACCCAGGAGAACATCAAGGAGGAGATCAGAAGACAG gagtttcTTTTGAATTGTTTACATCGAGATCTGCAGGCTGGGGTAAAGGATTTATCTAAAGAAGAAAGATTATGGGAAGTACAAAGAATTTTGACAGCCCTCAAAAGGAAACTGAGAGAAGCTAAAAGACAG GAGTGTGAAACCAAGATTGCACAAGAGATTGCCAGTCTTTCAAAAGAGGatgtttccaaagaagaaatgaatgaaaatgaggaaGTTATAAATATTCTCCTTGCCCAG GAGAATGAGATCCTGACTGAACAGGAGGAGCTTCTAGCTATGGAACAGTTTCTGCGCCGACAGATTgcctcagaaaaagaagagattgaACGCCTCAGAGCCGAGATTGCTGAAATTCAGAG CCGTCAGCAGCATGGCCGCAGTGAGACTGAGGAGTACTCCTCGGacagtgagagtgagagtgaggaCGAAGAGGAGCTTCAGATCATCCTGGAGGACTTACAGAGGCAGAATGAAGAACTAGAA ATAAAGAACAATCATTTGAATCAAGCGATTCACGAAGAGCGGGAGGCCATCATCGAACTGCGGGTGCAGCTGCGCCTGCTCCAGCTGCAGCGAGCCAAGCCCGAACCGCAGGTGCAGGACGAGGACGAGCCTGAGAGGCGTGGGGGCGCCGGACAGCCGTCCAGAGACAGCGCCCCAGAGACGAAAGCAGCTAAGGAGCAGCCAAAGGCAGGCAAGGAGCAGGCCAAGCCGTCCCCgagcagagacaggaaggagacGCCCATCTGA